A window of Amycolatopsis australiensis contains these coding sequences:
- a CDS encoding TetR/AcrR family transcriptional regulator: MSEGLRAQKKHETRKTISNVATKLFIRNGFDDVTIADIAAEARVAKMTVTNHFPRKEDLVFDIRADFTAWPAALIRDSVFHDTRELYFEALGAEQALVGFSGPGFVRMIKESAVLTNALHEMHREREEALTDLLLRRHPEEGLGPVLAAAHLTTLLRVLFQEVFDRTLEDEKGIADAVWPMAELAFDQLEPAFGRY, encoded by the coding sequence ATGAGCGAGGGACTCCGGGCCCAGAAGAAGCACGAGACCAGGAAGACCATCTCGAACGTCGCGACGAAGCTCTTCATCCGGAACGGCTTCGACGACGTGACGATCGCGGACATCGCCGCCGAGGCGCGGGTCGCCAAGATGACCGTGACGAACCACTTCCCGCGCAAGGAGGACCTCGTCTTCGACATCCGCGCGGACTTCACCGCCTGGCCGGCCGCGCTGATCCGCGACAGCGTCTTCCACGACACCCGGGAGCTGTACTTCGAAGCGCTGGGCGCCGAGCAGGCGCTGGTCGGCTTCTCCGGCCCCGGGTTCGTGCGGATGATCAAGGAGAGCGCGGTACTGACGAACGCGCTGCACGAGATGCACCGCGAGCGCGAGGAAGCCCTCACCGACCTGCTGCTCCGGCGTCACCCGGAGGAGGGTCTCGGGCCGGTGCTCGCCGCCGCGCACCTGACGACCCTGCTGCGCGTGCTCTTCCAGGAGGTCTTCGACCGGACTCTCGAAGACGAAAAGGGCATCGCCGACGCCGTGTGGCCGATGGCGGAACTGGCCTTCGACCAGCTGGAACCGGCCTTCGGCAGGTACTAG
- a CDS encoding DUF4328 domain-containing protein, whose translation MQPGPPPGYWPRQNPPPTAQQLQGRNLAAQPEPYPYQRRPVYRPKLRWVATPPPGAWPHRRVAPPERYLGPPSYPVPPRWGFPNLVWRRPTSVPGTASDEIRPIDRLPVLSRSLIGILFGFAVLAAVAAGAEIWRYVLLVEGREAALNRSVVAFSDGFVLTAGLLASILALLPAGLAIWWLLVARQAAADVSGDDPPRPVWQVLVGILVPVVNLPMALSIVSELEHAVLGRPRDIRPKPSRQVLVWWGAWLLNWILLGVTIAWRFRDDVQSMADSVVLVALTDLSAAVLAVVTALVVRRFSALLAPSDARAVRSMRVLKVAGAPEPELRPSRPAGAAR comes from the coding sequence TTGCAGCCGGGTCCGCCTCCTGGGTACTGGCCGCGCCAGAATCCGCCGCCCACGGCGCAGCAGCTGCAGGGCCGGAACCTGGCGGCCCAGCCCGAGCCGTACCCGTACCAGCGCCGTCCGGTGTACCGGCCGAAGCTGCGCTGGGTGGCGACCCCGCCGCCGGGCGCGTGGCCGCACCGCCGGGTGGCGCCGCCCGAGCGGTACCTCGGGCCGCCGTCGTACCCGGTGCCGCCCCGGTGGGGCTTCCCGAACCTGGTCTGGCGCCGTCCGACGTCGGTGCCCGGCACGGCGTCGGACGAGATCCGCCCGATCGACCGGCTGCCGGTGCTCAGCCGCAGCTTGATCGGCATCCTCTTCGGCTTCGCCGTGCTCGCGGCGGTCGCCGCCGGCGCGGAGATCTGGCGGTACGTGCTGCTCGTCGAAGGACGCGAGGCCGCGCTGAACCGCTCGGTCGTGGCGTTCTCCGACGGCTTCGTGCTCACCGCGGGCCTGCTGGCGTCGATCCTCGCGCTGCTGCCCGCCGGGCTGGCGATCTGGTGGCTCTTGGTCGCGCGTCAGGCGGCCGCGGACGTCTCGGGCGACGACCCGCCACGGCCGGTGTGGCAGGTGCTGGTCGGCATCCTCGTGCCGGTGGTGAACCTGCCGATGGCGCTGTCGATCGTCAGCGAGCTGGAGCACGCGGTGCTGGGCCGCCCGCGTGACATCCGGCCGAAGCCGTCGCGCCAGGTGCTCGTGTGGTGGGGTGCCTGGCTGCTGAACTGGATCCTGCTCGGCGTGACGATCGCCTGGCGCTTCCGCGACGACGTGCAGTCGATGGCCGACAGCGTCGTGCTGGTGGCGCTGACCGACCTGTCGGCGGCCGTGCTGGCCGTGGTGACCGCCCTGGTCGTGCGGCGGTTCTCGGCGTTGCTGGCGCCGTCGGACGCCCGGGCCGTGCGCTCGATGCGCGTGCTCAAGGTGGCGGGCGCCCCGGAGCCCGAGCTGCGTCCTTCGCGACCGGCCGGCGCGGCGCGCTAG
- a CDS encoding rhodanese-like domain-containing protein, producing the protein MEIVVSPAELPTAEVRDLPKDGLVLLDVREDDEWAAGHAPGAVHIPMGELPARVGELADLPDDQPIHVICRSGGRSARATAWLNQSGWDAVNVAGGMGAWQREGRPMVGEHPGIEPEVI; encoded by the coding sequence ATGGAGATCGTGGTGAGCCCTGCTGAACTGCCGACCGCTGAGGTCCGCGACCTGCCCAAGGACGGTCTCGTCCTGCTCGACGTCCGCGAAGACGACGAGTGGGCCGCTGGGCACGCGCCCGGCGCGGTGCACATCCCGATGGGAGAGCTGCCCGCCCGCGTCGGCGAGCTGGCCGACCTGCCCGACGACCAGCCGATCCACGTGATCTGCCGCAGCGGCGGCCGGTCGGCGCGCGCGACGGCGTGGCTCAACCAGAGCGGCTGGGACGCCGTCAACGTCGCCGGCGGCATGGGCGCGTGGCAGCGCGAAGGCCGGCCGATGGTCGGCGAGCACCCCGGCATCGAACCCGAAGTGATCTAG
- a CDS encoding solute symporter family protein — MNLAAGVEGSNSTLNIIIFLVFVAITLVIVFRASRNTKTASDYYAAGRAFTGPQNGIAISGDYLSAASFLGIAGAIAVNGYDGFLYSIGFLVAWLVALLLVAELLRNTGKFTMGDVLAFRMKQTPVRAAAAISTLAVSFFYLLAQMAGAGGLVNLLLGISGEAGQDVVIAVVGVIMILYVLIGGMKGTTWVQIIKAALLIVGAFAMTLWVLGKYGFNLSSLFQAAVDKGGKGGAALLDPGKQYGKTGTTKLDFLSLGVALVLGTAGLPHVLMRFYTVPTARDARRSVVWAIVLIGVFYLFTLVLGYGAGALVGPEKIAKAPGTTNAAAPLLALELGGPVLLGFISAVAFATILAVVAGLTITASASFAHDVYASVIKKGQISTGGEVRVARITALVIGALAIAGGILAKSQNVAFLVALAFAVAASANLPTILYSLFWKRFNTQGALWSIYGGLVVTIVLIVFSPAVSGKPVDAKTGKSASMIQGVDFHWFPLDNPGLVSIPVAFLLGWLGTILSKERNAAKYAEMEVRALTGAGAEKAVTH, encoded by the coding sequence ATGAACCTCGCCGCGGGCGTGGAGGGCAGCAACTCCACCCTCAACATCATCATCTTCCTGGTCTTCGTCGCGATCACGCTGGTGATCGTGTTCCGGGCCAGCCGCAACACGAAGACCGCGTCGGACTACTACGCCGCCGGCCGCGCGTTCACCGGCCCGCAGAACGGCATCGCGATTTCCGGTGACTACCTTTCGGCGGCGTCGTTCCTGGGTATCGCGGGCGCGATCGCCGTCAACGGCTACGACGGTTTTCTCTATTCGATCGGCTTCCTCGTCGCGTGGCTCGTGGCATTGCTGCTGGTCGCGGAACTGCTGCGCAACACCGGCAAGTTCACGATGGGCGATGTGCTGGCGTTCCGCATGAAGCAGACGCCGGTCCGCGCCGCCGCGGCGATTTCGACGCTGGCCGTGTCGTTCTTCTACCTGCTGGCGCAAATGGCGGGCGCCGGCGGCCTGGTCAACCTGCTGCTCGGCATTTCCGGCGAGGCGGGTCAGGACGTCGTGATCGCCGTCGTCGGCGTGATCATGATCCTTTACGTGCTGATCGGCGGGATGAAGGGCACCACGTGGGTGCAGATCATCAAGGCGGCGCTGCTGATCGTCGGCGCGTTCGCGATGACGCTGTGGGTGCTCGGCAAGTACGGCTTCAACCTGTCCAGCCTGTTCCAGGCGGCCGTCGACAAGGGCGGCAAGGGCGGCGCGGCGCTGCTCGACCCGGGCAAGCAGTACGGCAAGACGGGCACGACCAAGCTCGACTTCCTCTCGCTGGGCGTCGCGCTGGTCCTCGGCACCGCGGGCCTGCCGCACGTCCTGATGCGCTTCTACACCGTGCCGACGGCTCGCGACGCGCGTCGCTCGGTGGTCTGGGCGATCGTGCTGATCGGCGTGTTCTACCTGTTCACGTTGGTGCTCGGGTACGGCGCGGGCGCGCTCGTCGGACCGGAGAAGATCGCCAAGGCCCCGGGCACGACGAACGCGGCGGCGCCGCTGCTGGCCCTCGAACTCGGCGGCCCGGTGCTGCTCGGGTTCATCTCCGCGGTCGCGTTCGCGACGATCCTCGCGGTGGTCGCGGGCCTGACGATCACGGCGTCCGCGTCCTTCGCGCACGACGTCTACGCGAGCGTGATCAAGAAGGGCCAGATCTCGACGGGCGGCGAGGTCCGGGTCGCCCGGATCACGGCGCTGGTGATCGGCGCGCTGGCCATCGCCGGCGGCATCCTGGCGAAGAGCCAGAACGTGGCGTTCCTGGTGGCGCTGGCCTTCGCGGTGGCGGCGTCGGCGAACCTGCCGACGATCCTGTATTCGCTGTTCTGGAAGCGGTTCAACACCCAGGGCGCGCTCTGGTCGATCTACGGCGGGCTGGTCGTCACGATCGTGCTGATCGTCTTCTCGCCGGCGGTCTCGGGCAAGCCCGTGGACGCCAAGACGGGCAAGAGCGCGTCGATGATCCAGGGCGTCGACTTCCACTGGTTCCCGCTCGACAACCCGGGTCTGGTCTCGATCCCGGTCGCGTTCCTGCTCGGCTGGCTCGGCACCATCCTGTCGAAGGAGCGCAACGCCGCGAAGTACGCCGAGATGGAGGTGCGCGCGCTGACCGGCGCGGGTGCCGAGAAAGCCGTTACGCACTGA
- a CDS encoding DUF485 domain-containing protein produces MSSTEPGVGGAEPQTDWETIQQSPEFTGLRRRLRVFVFPMTALFLLWYLLYVLLADYAHGFMSTKLFGNITVGLVFGLLQFVSTFVITGVYVRYANRKLDPVADGIRARIEGEAGR; encoded by the coding sequence GTGAGCAGCACCGAACCGGGCGTCGGTGGCGCGGAGCCGCAAACCGACTGGGAGACGATCCAGCAAAGTCCCGAATTCACCGGCCTGCGCCGCCGGCTGCGGGTGTTCGTGTTCCCGATGACCGCGCTGTTCCTGCTGTGGTACCTGCTCTACGTGCTGCTCGCGGACTACGCGCACGGCTTCATGAGCACCAAGCTGTTCGGCAACATCACCGTCGGCCTGGTCTTCGGCCTGCTGCAGTTCGTCTCCACGTTCGTCATCACGGGTGTCTACGTGCGCTACGCCAACCGGAAGCTCGACCCGGTCGCCGACGGCATCCGTGCCCGGATCGAAGGGGAAGCCGGCCGATGA
- a CDS encoding cation acetate symporter has translation MQLNPWAVTGIVLVAVVTFFLGHRSSRSATTTHDFLVARRTVRSRRNAAAISGEYLSAASFLGIAGIVLKDGADALWFPIGFTAGYLALMLFVAAPLRRSGAYTLPDFVEMRLGSKGLRRFSTAFVVFIGILYMVPQLQGAGLALATILPVPVWAGAVAVMVVVAFNVIAGGMRAITVVQAFQYWLKLFAISVPAFVLCLVFFAGGGPDGFRPLGSAAPPVFTSDTTVDVQTDVTLQVRSDTYLWAYGRTDNGPAAGPTHWTPLAPHTVSEGTKLKFLAGTPVPVVSDASADNANWLHPGSGSLTDLLQTYSLMFATFLGTMGLPHVLVRFYTNPDGKAARRTTVHVLLLLGLFYLFPTLLGALSRMYVPELLVTGKTDAAILRLPTAMLPGVGGQILGAVTAAGAFAAFLSSTSGLLVSVAGVVSTDLLPGRVRDFRVATGLVALFPIGLAVALRPDDISLSIGLTFALAASTFSPLLVLGIWWRKLSWPGALAGMFVGGGLVLTALVVNVVSGYTGGWAPWFVTQPALITVPAAFVTTYLVSRVTGYGRPDHVHDIMLRLHAPDPLGFMRDRAVARFGQAEEKTRVAGRGRHRK, from the coding sequence GTGCAGCTGAACCCGTGGGCCGTGACCGGCATCGTGCTGGTCGCCGTGGTGACGTTCTTCCTCGGTCACCGCTCCTCGCGTTCGGCGACGACCACGCACGACTTCCTGGTCGCCCGGCGCACCGTGCGGTCCCGCCGCAACGCCGCCGCGATCTCCGGTGAGTACCTGTCCGCGGCGTCGTTCCTCGGCATCGCCGGGATCGTGCTCAAGGACGGCGCCGACGCGCTGTGGTTCCCGATCGGCTTCACCGCGGGCTACCTCGCGCTGATGCTTTTCGTCGCGGCCCCGCTGCGGCGTTCCGGCGCGTACACGCTGCCCGACTTCGTCGAGATGCGCCTCGGCTCGAAGGGGCTTCGCCGGTTCTCCACGGCGTTCGTCGTGTTCATCGGGATCCTCTACATGGTCCCGCAGCTGCAGGGCGCCGGCCTCGCGCTGGCGACGATCCTCCCGGTGCCGGTGTGGGCGGGCGCGGTCGCGGTGATGGTCGTGGTGGCCTTCAACGTGATCGCCGGCGGCATGCGCGCGATCACCGTCGTCCAGGCTTTCCAGTACTGGCTCAAGCTGTTCGCGATCTCGGTGCCCGCGTTCGTGCTGTGCCTGGTCTTCTTCGCCGGCGGCGGGCCGGACGGGTTCCGCCCGCTGGGTTCGGCCGCGCCGCCGGTGTTCACCAGCGACACCACGGTGGACGTGCAGACCGACGTCACCCTGCAGGTCCGGAGCGACACCTACCTCTGGGCCTACGGCCGCACCGACAACGGCCCGGCGGCCGGGCCGACGCACTGGACCCCGCTGGCCCCGCACACGGTGTCCGAGGGCACGAAGCTGAAGTTCCTGGCCGGCACGCCGGTGCCGGTGGTCAGCGACGCGAGCGCGGACAACGCCAACTGGCTGCACCCCGGCTCCGGCAGCCTCACCGACCTGCTGCAGACGTATTCGCTGATGTTCGCGACGTTCCTCGGCACGATGGGCCTGCCGCACGTGCTCGTGCGCTTCTACACCAACCCCGACGGGAAGGCCGCCCGCCGCACCACCGTGCACGTCCTGCTGCTGCTCGGACTGTTCTACCTGTTCCCGACGCTGCTGGGCGCGCTGTCCCGGATGTACGTGCCGGAGCTGCTGGTCACCGGCAAGACGGACGCGGCGATCCTGCGGCTGCCCACGGCGATGCTGCCCGGCGTCGGCGGCCAGATCCTCGGCGCGGTCACCGCGGCCGGCGCGTTCGCCGCGTTCCTGTCGAGCACGTCGGGGCTGCTGGTGAGCGTCGCCGGGGTGGTGTCGACCGACCTGCTGCCCGGCCGGGTGCGCGACTTCCGCGTGGCGACCGGGCTGGTCGCGCTGTTCCCGATCGGGCTGGCGGTCGCGTTGCGGCCGGACGACATTTCGCTGTCGATCGGGCTGACGTTCGCGCTCGCCGCGTCGACGTTCAGCCCGCTGCTGGTGCTGGGCATCTGGTGGCGCAAGCTGTCCTGGCCGGGTGCGCTGGCCGGGATGTTCGTCGGCGGCGGCCTGGTGCTGACCGCGCTGGTGGTCAACGTCGTGAGTGGCTACACCGGCGGCTGGGCGCCGTGGTTCGTCACCCAGCCCGCGCTGATCACCGTGCCGGCCGCCTTCGTCACGACGTACCTGGTCAGCCGGGTGACCGGGTACGGGCGCCCGGACCACGTCCACGACATCATGCTGCGGCTGCACGCGCCCGACCCGCTGGGCTTCATGCGGGACCGGGCCGTCGCGCGGTTCGGCCAGGCCGAGGAGAAGACGCGGGTCGCCGGCCGGGGACGGCATCGCAAGTAG
- a CDS encoding LytR/AlgR family response regulator transcription factor, with amino-acid sequence MRFTVSAHDDTRKLVVLAVDDEPNGLDELVHCLRNSPYVAKVFPAIDASEALRLLSTDDPRLRERKDRGLPIVDAVFADIDMPGLSGMEMSRVFAALRPSPALVFVTGHAEEAVNAFDLGALDYVLKPYQQDRLDRAITRVMEKLAAAAAPPPGAMGGEPVKNDDEVIPVELAGTTKLIPRSSVRWVEAQGDYARLFTTEGSHLVRIPLAQLEERWEKAGFVRIHRSFLVALPLITELRMGQGGYQVVIGNEEKVLPVSRRHTRALKDRLVGSGRNG; translated from the coding sequence ATGCGTTTCACTGTGAGTGCTCACGATGACACCCGGAAGCTCGTGGTCCTGGCCGTGGACGACGAGCCGAACGGTCTTGACGAACTCGTCCACTGCCTGCGTAACAGCCCGTACGTGGCGAAGGTGTTCCCGGCGATCGACGCCTCTGAGGCGCTGCGGCTGCTGTCCACCGACGACCCGCGGCTGCGCGAGCGCAAGGACCGCGGCCTGCCGATCGTCGACGCGGTGTTCGCCGACATCGACATGCCCGGCCTGTCCGGCATGGAGATGTCCCGCGTGTTCGCCGCGCTCCGGCCCTCGCCCGCGCTGGTGTTCGTCACCGGGCACGCCGAAGAGGCGGTCAACGCCTTCGACCTCGGCGCCCTCGACTACGTGCTGAAGCCGTACCAGCAGGATCGCCTCGACCGCGCGATCACGCGCGTGATGGAGAAGCTGGCCGCGGCCGCGGCCCCGCCGCCGGGCGCCATGGGCGGCGAGCCGGTGAAGAACGACGACGAGGTCATCCCGGTCGAGCTGGCCGGCACCACCAAGCTGATCCCGCGCTCCTCGGTCCGCTGGGTGGAGGCGCAGGGCGACTACGCGCGGCTGTTCACCACCGAAGGCAGCCACCTGGTCCGCATCCCGCTGGCCCAGCTGGAAGAACGCTGGGAGAAGGCCGGGTTCGTCCGGATCCACCGCTCGTTCCTGGTCGCGTTGCCGCTGATCACCGAGCTACGCATGGGCCAGGGCGGCTACCAGGTCGTGATCGGCAACGAGGAGAAGGTGCTGCCGGTCAGCAGGCGGCACACCCGCGCGCTGAAGGACCGGCTGGTCGGTTCGGGCCGGAACGGCTGA
- a CDS encoding S49 family peptidase has product MSVTDKLASRIPVLADRVERKDVVAVVKLHGVITPSPSPLARGAINLAAVETALTRAFGHERLKAVALLINSPGGAPTQSGLVAERIRQLADEKQVPVLAFCEDVAASGGYWLACAADEIYAHRTSMVGSIGVISGGFGFTGLLERFGIERRLHTAGENKSRLDPFSPEKPEDVEWLKKMHTQLHELFVNWVKERRGDRLADSDDLFTGDVWLGEKAVELGLADGLGSLRQIVGERYPDAEISVAEPKKPLLARLGIGAPAAASAVLDAVTQKAAWARFGL; this is encoded by the coding sequence ATGAGCGTTACGGACAAGCTGGCTTCGCGGATCCCGGTGCTCGCCGACCGGGTCGAGCGCAAGGACGTCGTGGCCGTGGTGAAGCTGCACGGCGTGATCACGCCGTCGCCGTCGCCGCTGGCCAGGGGCGCGATCAACCTCGCCGCGGTGGAGACCGCGTTGACCAGGGCGTTCGGCCACGAGCGGCTCAAGGCGGTCGCGCTGCTGATCAACTCGCCCGGTGGCGCGCCGACGCAGTCCGGGCTGGTCGCGGAGCGGATCCGGCAGCTGGCCGACGAGAAGCAGGTGCCGGTGCTGGCCTTCTGCGAGGACGTCGCCGCGTCCGGCGGTTACTGGCTGGCCTGCGCGGCCGACGAGATCTACGCGCACCGGACGTCGATGGTCGGCTCGATCGGCGTGATCAGCGGCGGCTTCGGCTTCACCGGCCTGCTCGAACGCTTCGGGATCGAGCGGCGGCTGCACACCGCGGGCGAGAACAAGTCGCGCCTCGACCCGTTCTCGCCGGAGAAGCCCGAAGACGTCGAGTGGCTGAAGAAGATGCACACCCAGCTGCACGAGCTGTTCGTGAACTGGGTCAAGGAGCGCCGCGGCGACCGGCTGGCCGACTCCGACGACCTGTTCACCGGCGACGTCTGGCTCGGCGAGAAGGCGGTCGAGCTGGGGCTGGCCGACGGTCTCGGCAGCCTCCGCCAGATCGTCGGCGAGCGCTACCCGGACGCCGAGATCTCGGTGGCCGAGCCGAAGAAGCCGCTGCTCGCGCGCCTCGGCATCGGCGCACCGGCCGCGGCGTCGGCGGTGCTGGACGCGGTGACGCAGAAGGCGGCGTGGGCCCGCTTCGGCCTCTGA
- a CDS encoding histidine kinase: MDAVSGFPLAQIIPWGIVVVLLIVVVVLLVKQRRPVSVVEDAMLQAVHRMSKAAPNLRSGLDEDAADKITTQLLQMLDCVAVGITDSEGTLLSWDGEANEHYVDLVDAIGAAIRKHRREVVAHDRMPCNHRGTCRMKTAVIVPLLVEGETEAALIVVGRTRGRLVQMADAVAQFVCTQFELARLDESKHQLQQAEIKALRAQISPHFVYNALNTISALIRTDPEEARELLQDFADFTRYSFRTSGMFTSLAEELRNIDRYLTIENARFGGRLEVRMKIAPEVLSVVVPFLIIQPLVENAVKHGLASKPSGGCVTVIAQDYGTEALISVEDDGIGMDPRRLNELKSAHRTGAHVGLGNINQRMQQVFGSDYAVMVETAPGAGMKVTLRVPKFVPGVRPNMPDYSSDTEADVPAQGGPAQLNGAEVNGVNGSRSGILPMS, encoded by the coding sequence ATGGACGCCGTGTCCGGGTTCCCGCTTGCGCAGATCATTCCGTGGGGCATCGTGGTGGTGCTCCTCATCGTGGTGGTCGTGCTGCTCGTGAAACAGCGCCGCCCGGTCAGCGTGGTGGAGGACGCCATGCTGCAGGCGGTGCACCGGATGTCGAAGGCGGCGCCGAACCTGCGTTCCGGTCTCGACGAGGACGCCGCCGACAAGATCACCACCCAGCTGCTGCAGATGCTGGACTGCGTGGCCGTCGGCATCACCGACAGCGAGGGCACGCTGCTGTCCTGGGACGGCGAGGCGAACGAGCACTACGTCGACCTCGTCGACGCGATCGGCGCGGCCATCCGCAAGCACCGCCGCGAGGTCGTCGCGCACGACCGGATGCCCTGCAACCACCGCGGCACGTGCCGGATGAAGACCGCCGTCATCGTGCCGCTGCTGGTCGAGGGCGAGACCGAGGCGGCACTGATCGTCGTCGGCCGCACCCGGGGACGGCTGGTGCAGATGGCCGACGCCGTCGCCCAGTTCGTCTGCACCCAGTTCGAGCTGGCGCGGCTCGACGAGTCCAAGCACCAGCTCCAGCAGGCCGAGATCAAGGCACTGCGCGCGCAGATCTCGCCGCACTTCGTCTACAACGCGCTCAACACGATCTCCGCGCTGATCCGCACGGATCCCGAAGAGGCGCGAGAGCTGCTTCAGGACTTCGCCGACTTCACGCGCTACTCGTTCCGGACGTCAGGCATGTTCACCTCGCTCGCCGAGGAGCTGCGGAACATCGACCGCTACCTGACCATCGAGAACGCCCGCTTCGGCGGCCGGCTCGAGGTGCGGATGAAGATCGCGCCCGAGGTGCTCAGCGTCGTCGTGCCGTTCCTGATCATCCAGCCGCTGGTGGAGAACGCGGTCAAGCACGGGCTGGCCAGCAAGCCGAGCGGCGGCTGCGTCACGGTGATCGCCCAGGACTACGGCACCGAGGCGCTGATCAGCGTCGAGGACGACGGCATCGGCATGGACCCGCGACGGCTCAACGAGCTCAAGAGCGCCCACCGCACCGGCGCGCACGTCGGGCTCGGCAACATCAACCAGCGCATGCAGCAGGTGTTCGGCAGCGACTACGCGGTGATGGTCGAGACCGCGCCCGGCGCCGGCATGAAGGTGACGCTGCGGGTCCCGAAGTTCGTCCCCGGCGTCCGGCCGAACATGCCGGACTACAGCTCCGACACCGAAGCCGACGTCCCCGCGCAGGGCGGCCCTGCTCAGCTGAACGGCGCCGAGGTCAACGGCGTCAACGGCTCGCGCTCCGGCATCCTCCCCATGTCGTGA
- a CDS encoding Fpg/Nei family DNA glycosylase, with protein sequence MPELPEVEALAHHLRENAVGQTIFRIDVASLSVLKTATPPWTDLHGREITGATRYGKHLDVVAGDLHLVVHLARAGWLRWSDGLAAAPLKPGKGPISLRVHLESATGPGFDLTEAGTKKGLAVWIVKDPQEIASVARLGPDALSLDAAQLRELFAGKNTRLKWALTDQSLIAGIGNAYSDEIMHRAKLSPYATIGKLDDGALETLAEAIVEIESDAVERSVGQKAARLKGEKRSGLRVHARTGLPCPVCGDTIREISFADKSFQYCPTCQTGGKPLADRRMSRLLK encoded by the coding sequence ATGCCCGAGCTACCCGAGGTCGAAGCGCTGGCCCACCACCTGCGCGAGAACGCCGTCGGCCAGACGATCTTCCGCATCGATGTCGCATCGTTGAGTGTGCTGAAGACGGCGACCCCGCCGTGGACGGACCTGCACGGCCGGGAGATCACCGGGGCGACCCGGTACGGCAAGCACCTCGACGTCGTCGCCGGTGACCTGCACCTGGTCGTCCACCTGGCCAGGGCGGGCTGGCTGCGCTGGTCCGACGGGCTGGCCGCGGCGCCGCTCAAGCCGGGCAAGGGCCCGATCTCGCTGCGCGTGCACCTCGAGTCGGCCACCGGGCCCGGCTTCGACCTCACGGAGGCGGGCACCAAGAAGGGCCTCGCGGTGTGGATCGTGAAGGACCCGCAGGAGATCGCGAGCGTCGCCCGCCTCGGCCCGGACGCCCTCTCGCTGGACGCGGCCCAGCTGCGCGAGCTGTTCGCGGGGAAGAACACGCGGCTGAAGTGGGCGCTCACCGACCAGTCGCTGATCGCCGGCATCGGCAACGCCTACTCCGACGAGATCATGCACCGCGCGAAGCTCTCGCCGTACGCGACGATCGGCAAGCTCGACGACGGCGCGCTGGAGACCCTCGCCGAGGCGATCGTGGAGATCGAGTCCGACGCCGTCGAGCGCTCGGTCGGGCAGAAGGCGGCCCGGCTGAAGGGGGAGAAGCGCTCCGGGCTGCGGGTGCACGCCCGCACCGGACTGCCGTGCCCGGTCTGCGGCGACACGATCCGCGAAATATCGTTCGCCGACAAGTCGTTCCAGTACTGCCCGACCTGCCAGACGGGCGGCAAGCCGCTGGCCGACCGCCGGATGTCGCGCCTGCTGAAGTAG
- a CDS encoding DUF983 domain-containing protein, translating to MNRLVRGEDGRDWVVRAQMEWRAPATADDFEHDVAGSYGPGIAMVVVTALLAVILIVWTPDQVNIPAWVLLALLLIVLFFPLRWILRRPWTVVAETEGDATGDRPSERWVGTIRGMFRVQGEVKQISKTIQRHSLPDFDGPLHPVE from the coding sequence ATGAACCGGCTGGTACGCGGCGAAGACGGCCGCGACTGGGTGGTCCGTGCCCAGATGGAATGGCGCGCACCGGCGACGGCCGATGACTTCGAGCACGACGTGGCGGGCAGCTACGGCCCCGGGATCGCGATGGTCGTGGTGACGGCCCTGCTGGCCGTGATCCTCATCGTGTGGACGCCGGACCAGGTCAACATCCCCGCGTGGGTGCTGCTGGCCCTGCTGCTCATCGTGCTGTTCTTCCCGCTGCGGTGGATCCTGCGCCGTCCGTGGACGGTGGTCGCGGAGACCGAGGGCGACGCGACCGGCGACCGGCCGTCCGAACGCTGGGTCGGCACCATCCGCGGCATGTTCCGCGTGCAGGGCGAGGTCAAGCAGATCTCCAAGACCATCCAGCGGCATTCGCTGCCGGACTTCGACGGGCCGCTGCACCCGGTCGAGTAG